From Halococcus agarilyticus, the proteins below share one genomic window:
- a CDS encoding carbohydrate ABC transporter permease: MSILDEAKRQAKFAQFERLRKSELIRSMPFWLPPTLLIGVFVYGGITWSFVLSLTDFSGLALPEYQISQFDFEMYSRMISDATFWNATRNTVVLLIVFTAACLFVGVLLAILLDQQLRFGKGFRTIYLLPFSLSFVVTGVIWTWMFNYNTGVINSLLRAARLDFLTQYWLSNPSLVLVSVTIALVWQYSGYAMVIYLATLRTIPQEHYEAAEIDGASLITTYRKIIVPQLSSASVSIAVVVMVFALKAFSWLYTVFGDNPGPGADILGTMMYREAFSANQWAYGAALGTILFVLTITVLSPYLYWQYQRGEL, from the coding sequence ATGTCCATCCTGGATGAAGCGAAGAGACAGGCAAAATTCGCTCAGTTTGAGAGACTCCGCAAAAGTGAACTAATTCGGTCTATGCCGTTTTGGCTTCCACCGACTCTTCTAATAGGTGTCTTTGTATACGGTGGAATTACTTGGAGCTTTGTTCTTTCGCTAACCGACTTCTCAGGATTAGCACTCCCAGAGTACCAGATCTCTCAATTTGACTTTGAGATGTACTCAAGAATGATCTCTGACGCAACATTTTGGAACGCGACACGGAATACTGTTGTATTATTGATAGTATTCACCGCTGCGTGCCTCTTTGTCGGGGTACTATTGGCTATACTCCTTGACCAGCAACTTCGGTTCGGGAAGGGCTTTCGAACGATATATCTGCTGCCTTTCAGTCTCTCCTTTGTTGTAACTGGCGTGATCTGGACTTGGATGTTTAATTACAATACGGGGGTTATCAATTCATTGCTTCGCGCAGCGCGCCTTGATTTCTTAACCCAATACTGGCTTTCAAATCCTAGTCTTGTACTCGTATCGGTTACTATTGCGTTAGTGTGGCAATATAGCGGATATGCAATGGTTATTTACTTAGCAACATTACGGACGATACCGCAAGAACACTATGAAGCTGCCGAGATCGATGGTGCTTCCCTCATTACCACCTATCGGAAAATCATTGTACCACAACTGAGTTCGGCATCTGTCAGTATAGCTGTGGTGGTAATGGTGTTTGCTCTGAAAGCATTTAGCTGGTTATATACTGTGTTCGGTGATAATCCTGGTCCAGGAGCAGATATACTGGGGACTATGATGTATCGAGAAGCTTTTTCAGCCAACCAATGGGCCTACGGAGCTGCACTAGGCACCATCTTGTTCGTTCTCACTATCACAGTTCTTTCACCATATCTGTATTGGCAGTATCAGCGAGGTGAATTATGA
- a CDS encoding ABC transporter substrate-binding protein, whose protein sequence is MTDDSEYVSRRKYLAWASAATGGAMALAGCTGGQDQGSSNQSQGGRNNQSTGSSNQSGDGSSNNSELELQHWWTAGGDGEAMTALLDRFKEKNPNIKVTENPVGGAGGQNLHNVIQNRVLNNNPPSTWQDWPGENLQPYAQADKLKDIGDIWTEKKRNAYLDGPKLQARAGDSENPFYAVPLNIHRINNLFYNVELVEEAGVDPTSFGNPQDLIDAMDTIESETDAAGMGQETSSAQGTLQLFSVTLLGEAGVDTFQQFIGGNTDGIEDAVTSALETVKSYSEYYTQDAGSINQDEAGYKVANGEAAFMNQGDWQAGNFETIDGFDYESGWRHVPWPGTKGYYQLNMDGFPFPKNNPSPNATRKFLEFVGTVEAQEIFNPLKGSIPPRSDVPKEDFGPFLKKQIEQFNNSEAQPPSIAHGLALPPDTLNNLTEGMANFISGYNIQKAQQNIIDIVSE, encoded by the coding sequence AGAAACAATCAGTCCACGGGTAGTAGTAACCAATCTGGGGACGGTAGTAGCAACAACTCAGAACTCGAACTCCAACACTGGTGGACAGCAGGCGGTGATGGCGAGGCAATGACTGCGTTGCTTGATCGTTTCAAAGAGAAAAACCCCAACATAAAGGTCACGGAGAATCCTGTGGGAGGAGCTGGTGGACAAAACCTCCACAATGTCATCCAAAACAGAGTTCTCAATAATAACCCGCCGAGTACATGGCAGGATTGGCCCGGCGAAAATTTACAACCGTACGCTCAAGCGGATAAGTTAAAAGATATTGGAGATATTTGGACGGAGAAAAAACGGAACGCATATTTAGATGGTCCGAAGTTGCAGGCGAGAGCCGGAGATTCAGAGAATCCGTTTTACGCTGTCCCACTTAATATCCACAGGATTAATAATTTGTTTTACAACGTCGAGTTAGTGGAGGAGGCAGGGGTTGATCCAACCTCCTTTGGCAACCCGCAAGATCTGATTGATGCTATGGATACCATCGAATCAGAAACTGATGCCGCGGGCATGGGCCAAGAAACTAGTTCGGCTCAAGGGACACTTCAGTTGTTCAGCGTAACTCTGCTTGGCGAGGCTGGGGTTGACACTTTCCAGCAGTTCATCGGCGGGAACACAGATGGTATTGAAGATGCCGTTACCAGTGCACTTGAAACAGTCAAATCGTATTCCGAGTACTATACACAAGATGCAGGATCTATTAATCAGGACGAAGCGGGCTACAAGGTAGCCAATGGGGAAGCAGCGTTCATGAATCAGGGAGATTGGCAGGCCGGAAACTTCGAAACAATCGACGGCTTTGACTATGAAAGTGGTTGGCGACATGTTCCCTGGCCTGGCACAAAAGGGTACTACCAACTAAACATGGACGGTTTCCCCTTCCCCAAGAACAACCCATCACCTAATGCTACAAGAAAATTCCTCGAATTTGTCGGAACAGTTGAAGCTCAAGAAATTTTCAACCCTCTTAAAGGCTCGATACCTCCTCGATCCGATGTTCCGAAAGAGGATTTCGGTCCATTCTTGAAGAAGCAAATTGAACAGTTCAACAATTCTGAAGCACAGCCTCCATCCATCGCACATGGTTTGGCCCTGCCACCAGACACGCTGAACAACCTGACAGAAGGGATGGCCAATTTCATTTCTGGTTACAATATACAAAAGGCACAGCAGAACATCATCGATATTGTGAGCGAATAA